In one Dermacentor variabilis isolate Ectoservices chromosome 4, ASM5094787v1, whole genome shotgun sequence genomic region, the following are encoded:
- the LOC142578270 gene encoding uncharacterized protein LOC142578270 yields MDSEAQGAAQAPSTTDPEAMAVRRLELELEKVRLQLECERIALRRVELEQSGRPPSVSEGSDRRGAITDGIAQCAKVLKAYRLPCDADVPIWFDEVEKLFASFQVPTHSRVHLIMPALTERVRYLLRSLNDEECTDHETVKKAVLDELKLTPAEYLERFEKASKRKEETWAQFASRGRTYLAYYLQSRNANTKEAMTELMVADRMKASLSSEALEYVLLREGEDWFKPVEVAKVLETFEQAKGKGRATKPAATASLLQHAKLASPHRTHLKCHMCHVQGHLARDCPKASNKEQQGKAPTVQKQRVQKVAVVSEEPPPEQERVLSARVQVLAQNASSGRSKLDLIPIMCGGIATVAVLDTGSEITVVRKSMLPVVLQEPSRTVRLESAFGNTIRANLATLPVGKHRPGAVIQPQRIDLVCAVTDELANGVDCLLSKEDWELLQAHEKEDFGGENIPRQLSESVAQSSAVAEKSRSDGLPESED; encoded by the exons atggatagtgaggcgcaaggcgctgcgcaggctccgagcacgacggatccagaagccatggcggtgagacgcctggagctggagctggaaaaggtgcgcctacagctagagtgcgagcgcattgctctacggagagtggagcttgagcagtcgggcaggccgccttcggtgtcggaaggaagcgatcggcgcggtgccatcacggatggaatagcacaatgtgctaaagtgcttaaggcataccggttgccgtgtgacgctgacgttccgatatggtttgatgaggtcgaaaagttgtttgcatcttttcaagtaccaacacatagccgtgtacatttgatcatgcctgcgctgaCTGAGCGGGTCCGTTATCTGTTGCGTAGCCTCAATGATGAGGAATGTACGGATCacgagactgtaaagaaggcggtactagatgaacttaagctcacgccagctgaatacttggagaggtttgaaaaggcatctaaacgaaaggaggaaacttgggctcagttcgcgtctcgcgggagaacttatttggcctattaccttcaatctcgaaatgcaaacaccaaagaagctatgacggagcttatggtcgctgaccgcatgaaagccagtctaagctcagaagcccttgaatatgttcttttgcgggagggcgaagattggtttaagccagtggaggtggcgaaagtactcgagactttcgagcaagctaaagggaaaggacgagcaactaagccagccgcaacagcatcactgctgcagcacgcaaaactagctagcccaCACAGGACACATTTAAAATGCCACAtgtgtcatgtacagggtcacctagccagagactgcccaaaagcttcaaataaagaacagcaggggaaggcgccgactgtgcaaaaacaaagggtacagaaggttgctgtagtaagtgaagaacctccaccagagcaagaaagggtgctaagcgctagagtacaagtgttagctcaaaatgctagttcagggaggtcaaagctggaccttatccctatcatgtgcggggGTATAGCAACAGtagctgtgttggacacaggtagtgagataacggtggtccgtaaaagtatgttgcccgtcgtgttacaggagccatcacgaacagtaagactcgagtcggcattcggaaacaccattcgagctaacctagctacgctgcccgtaggcaagcatcgcccgggggctgtgatacaaccgcagaggatcgatctggtgtgcgcggttacagacgaacttgcaaacggggttgactgcctgctgtcaaaggaagattgggaactactacaggcgcacgAAAAAGAGGACTTTGGAGGAGAAAatattccgcgg CAATTATCCGAGTCGGTGGCTCAGAGTTCCGCTGTTGCTGAAAAATCGCGCAGCGATGGCCTTCCGGAATCGGAGGACTGA